In the genome of Vicia villosa cultivar HV-30 ecotype Madison, WI linkage group LG7, Vvil1.0, whole genome shotgun sequence, one region contains:
- the LOC131619910 gene encoding uncharacterized protein LOC131619910 produces the protein MLTPRIIRNPVNVSERSQFTLSVFGLPGRPSGKKGVHWLTQQEMQSAHVHVLINCVEVKPFLEEFNNTYFHTTGVQSTSGVIHAQFPAWFKERMYSIVAPTPEILHLRNLSQGPIQSANEWHTYFVNGYKFHTHTWTEGKKTINSGVFVKGVTDGGEDDFYGFVKHIYELVKCHPDLIKSQVNRMSMASTQGFLPLLSSQYPYDSPSFITPPPPGYPSFQQTQMPPSFQET, from the exons ATGTTAACTCCAAGAATCATTCGAAATCCTGTCAATGTTAGTGAAAGGAGTCAATTCACTTTATCGGTCTTCGGGCTTCCAGGCCGTCCATCTGGAAAAAAgggtgtgcattggttgacccaacaagaaatgcaatctgcccatgttcatgtcttgatcaactgcgttgaagttaaaccatttcttga GGAATTCAACAACACCTATTTTCATACTAccggtgtacaatcaacatcTGGTGTCATCCATGCTCAATTCCCAGCatggtttaaggagagaatgtatagcattgttgcaccgactcccgaaatactccatttgagaaacttgtctcaaggccctattcaaagcgcaaatgaatggcacacatacttcgtgaatggatataaatttcacactcatacatggactgaagggaaaaagaccataaacagtggtgtttttgtgaaaggagttacagatggtggtgaagatgacttctaTGGTTTTGTCAAACATATCTATGAGTTG gtaaaatgccacccCGACTTGATAAAG AGTCAGGTTAATCGTATGTCCATGGCCAGTACTCAGGGTTTTCTGCCACTACTCTCCTCTCAGTATCCATATGACAGTCCGTCTTTTATTACCCCACCACCACCTGGTtacccatccttccagcagacacagatgcccccatccttccaggaGACATag